NNNNNNNNNNNNNNNNNNNNNNNNNNNNNNNNNNNNNNNNNNNNNNNNNNNNNNNNNNNNNNNNNNNNNNNNNNNNNNNNNNNNNNNNNNNNNNNNNNNNNNNNNNNNNNNNNNNNNNNNNNNNNNNNNNNNNNNNNNNNNNNNNNNNNNNNNNNNNNNNNNNNNNNNNNNNNNNNNNNNNNNNNNNNNNNNNNNNNNNNNNNNNNNNNNNNNNNNNNNNNNNNNNNNNNNNNNNNNNNNNNNNNNNNNNNNNNNNNNNNNNNNNNNNNNNNNNNNNNNNNNNNNNNNNNNNNNNNNNNNNNNNNNNNNNNNNNNNNNNNNNNNNNNNNNNNNNNNNNNNNNNNNNNNNNNNNNNNNNNNNNNNNNNNNNNNNNNNNNNNNNNNNNNNNNNNNNNNNNNNNCGAAGCGTAAGGACGCCGTCAGCTACGAGCGGGTCGTCTGGTACGACGGCAAGGACAAGAAGCACCACAAGGAGAAGGAGAAGCCCTACTCCGGCGACGAGTCCTATGGCGACGAGTCCTACGGCGACGAGTCCTACGGCGACGAGTCAGATGGTTACGTGGATGGCGAGGACGACGCGGCAGACGCGGCCTCCGTCGCCTACCGGCCGGTCGGTGGCTACGACCGCCACTACAAGGATCTGGTGAAGAAGAAGATCAGGATTACTCTCGAGAGGGTGCTCTGGTTCAACTCGAAGCACCACGATCACAAGTACCCGTGGGTGGGGACTCAGGAGTCGGAGCAGCCCCCCGTGGTCACCACCCCGCTGTCGGTCACGCCTCCGGCACCGGTGACTCCCGCACCCGTTCCGGTTGTATAGCGGGTTAGGAAGACCTGCCGAATTTCGGCGGGATGGAAGCTGTCTGGATCCAGCGGAAGAGCGACGAGGCGCCACCGGCCGGCCGGTGGCGCCTCGTCGATCGACAGATCGCTCGGATCATGACTGTTGCCAGGGGAAACGCGAGTTCGCTAGCCCTTGAGCAGGGCGCGGGACATGACGACGCGCTGGATCTGATTGGTGCCTTCGTAGATCTGCGTGATTTTGGCGTCGCGCATCATCCGCTCGACCGGGAAGTCGCGGGTGTAGCCGGCGCCGCCGAAGAGCTGGACGGCGTCGGTGGTCACCTCCATGGCGACGTCCGAGGCGAAGCACTTCGCGGCGGCGGTGATGAAGCCGAGGTTCGGCTCGCCGCGCTCGGCGCGGGCCGCCGCCACGTACACCATGTGCCGGGCGGCCTCGATCTTCATCGCCATGTCGGCGAGCATGAACTGGACGGCCTGGTTGTCGGCGATCGCCCGGCCGAACTGGCGCCGCTCGCGGACGTAGTCGATCGCCGCGTCCAGCGCGCCCTGGGCGATGCCGACGGCCTGGGCGCCGATCGTGGGCCGGGTGTGGTCGAGGGTGGCCAGCGCGGTGCGCAGGCCGGTGCCGGGCTCGCCGATGATCCGGTCGGCCGGGATCGTGCAGTTGACGAAGTGGATCTCCCGGGTGGGGGAGCCCTTGATCCCGAGCTTGCGCTCCTTGGAGCCGACCTCGAAGCCCGGGTCGTCGGCCCGGACGACGAACGCCGAGATGCCGTTGGCCGGCTTCGCGGCGTTCGGGTCGGTCACCGCCATGACGGTGT
This genomic stretch from Parafrankia discariae harbors:
- a CDS encoding acyl-CoA dehydrogenase family protein yields the protein MDPNFDTYRLTDTHVAVREAVRDLADKEIAPFAADADENERYPVEAHNALVRSGFSAVHIPESYGGQGADSVTTCIVIEEVARACASSSLIPAVNKLGTMPILLSGSEDLKKLVLPSIASGEATASYALSEREAGSDTASMRTRAQLDGDHWVLNGTKTWITNAGESLWYTVMAVTDPNAAKPANGISAFVVRADDPGFEVGSKERKLGIKGSPTREIHFVNCTIPADRIIGEPGTGLRTALATLDHTRPTIGAQAVGIAQGALDAAIDYVRERRQFGRAIADNQAVQFMLADMAMKIEAARHMVYVAAARAERGEPNLGFITAAAKCFASDVAMEVTTDAVQLFGGAGYTRDFPVERMMRDAKITQIYEGTNQIQRVVMSRALLKG